Proteins from a genomic interval of Chionomys nivalis chromosome 7, mChiNiv1.1, whole genome shotgun sequence:
- the Lgals3bp gene encoding galectin-3-binding protein isoform X1, producing MVVPLSGGQSTAVFLLIAASREAPGPLSAAAPTDRVGLLDQAMAFLWLLSVWLLVPGTQGTEDGDMRLVNGASANEGRVEIFYRGQWGTVCDNLWNILDANVVCRALGYENATRALGRAAFGPGRGPVMLDEVECTGTEPSLANCSSLGWLKSRCGHEKDAGVICSNETSGVHVLDLSGDLPDALGQIFDSQQDCDLFIQVTGQGHGDLTLCVHKLILNTNPEAQALQQAVGRSVLMRVDAECMPVVRDFLRYFYTRRIEVTMSSVKCLHKLASAYEATQLRDYCGRLFATLLPQDPSFHTPLDLYAYAQATRDSVLEELCVQFLAWNFEPLTQAEAWLTVPTALLQDLLSNSELAVSSELDLLKAVDQWSRESGVSHADIERLVEKVRFPMMLPQELFELQFNLSLYQGHQALFQRKIMQALEFHTVPFSVLIRYRGFNLTEDIYKPRLYTSSTWSAFVTARSSRSRDVQMYNYGQYYSYGYGSRGQYSPYQSFQTPQHPSFLFRDRLISWSANYLPTVQSCWNYGFSCTPDELPVLGLTKSGYSDSSIDYENKVLMLCGGYSVVDVTNFEGSKAPIPSALDTNSSKISSLFPCTSGAFSSFHVVIRPFYLTNATDLE from the exons GGTTGGGCTTCTAGACCAGGCCATGGCTTTCCTATGGCTCCTCTCTGTGTGGTTGCTGGTTCCAGGGACTCAAG GTACAGAAGATGGGGACATGCGTCTGGTTAACGGGGCCTCAGCCAACGAGGGCCGCGTGGAGATCTTCTACAGAGGGCAGTGGGGAACAGTGTGCGACAACCTCTGGAACATTTTAGATGCCAACGTCGTCTGCCGGGCCCTGGGCTATGAGAATGCCACTCGGGCGCTGGGCAGAGCTGCTTTTGGGCCAG GAAGGGGGCCCGTCATGCTGGACGAGGTGGAGTGCACAGGGACAGAGCCCTCGCTGGCCAACTGCAGCTCCCTGGGTTGGCTGAAGAGCCGCTGCGGGCATGAGAAGGATGCAGGCGTCATCTGCTCTAACG aAACCAGTGGTGTCCACGTCCTGGACCTCTCTGGAGATCTCCCAGATGCGCTGGGCCAGATCTTTGACAGTCAGCAGGACTGCGACCTGTTCATCCAGGTGACAGGGCAGGGGCATGGAGATCTGACCCTCTGTGTCCACAAGCTGATCCTGAACACCAACCCGGAGGCCCAGGCCCTGCAGCAGGCGGTGGGCAGAAGTGTCCTCATGAGAGTGGATGCGGAGTGCATGCCTGTGGTCAGAGACTTCCTCAG GTACTTTTACACCCGAAGAATCGAGGTCACCATGTCCTCTGTCAAGTGCTTGCACAAGCTAGCCTCAGCTTATGAGGCCACACAGCTTCGGGACTACTGCGGACGGCTCTTCGCCACGCTCCTCCCCCAGGACCCCAGTTTCCACACGCCCCTAGACCTCTATGCCTATGCACAAGCCACCCGAGACTCTGTGCTGGAAGAACTGTGTGTACAgttcctggcctggaactttgagCCTCTGACGCAGGCTGAGGCCTGGTTGACCGTTCCCACCGCCTTGCTCCAGGATCTCCTCTCCAACAGTGAGCTGGCCGTGTCTAGCGAGCTGGACTTGCTGAAGGCAGTGGATCAGTGGAGCAGAGAGAGTGGTGTCTCCCACGCGGACATAGAGCGCCTGGTGGAGAAGGTCCGATTCCCTATGATGCTGCCCCAGGAGCTGTTTGAGCTGCAGTTCAACCTGTCCTTGTACCAGGGTCACCAGGCGCTGTTCCAAAGGAAGATCATGCAGGCCCTGGAGTTCCACACCGTGCCTTTCTCAGTGCTGATCAGGTACAGAGGCTTCAATCTCACCGAGGACATCTACAAGCCCCGGCTTTATACCTCCTCAACCTGGAGTGCCTTCGTGACAGCCCGGTCCTCAAGGTCACGGGACGTCCAAATGTATAACTACGGTCAGTACTACTCCTACGGTTATGGCTCAAGAGGCCAGTACAGCCCCTACCAGTCTTTCCAGACCCCACAGCACCCCAGCTTTCTCTTTAGGGACAGGCTGATCTCCTGGTCAGCCAACTACCTCCCCACCGTCCAGAGCTGCTGGAACTATGGCTTCTCTTGCACCCCTGACGAGCTCCCTGTGCTGGGCCTCACCAAGTCCGGCTACTCCGATTCCAGCATTGACTACGAAAACAAGGTGCTGATGCTGTGTGGAGGGTACAGTGTGGTGGATGTCACCAACTTTGAAGGCTCCAAGGCCCCTATCCCCAGTGCCCTGGACACCAACAGTTCCAAgatctcctccctctttccctgcaCCTCAGGGGCCTTCAGCAGCTTCCATGTGGTCATCCGCCCCTTCTACCTGACTAATGCCACTGACTTGGAGTAG
- the Lgals3bp gene encoding galectin-3-binding protein isoform X2 → MAFLWLLSVWLLVPGTQGTEDGDMRLVNGASANEGRVEIFYRGQWGTVCDNLWNILDANVVCRALGYENATRALGRAAFGPGRGPVMLDEVECTGTEPSLANCSSLGWLKSRCGHEKDAGVICSNETSGVHVLDLSGDLPDALGQIFDSQQDCDLFIQVTGQGHGDLTLCVHKLILNTNPEAQALQQAVGRSVLMRVDAECMPVVRDFLRYFYTRRIEVTMSSVKCLHKLASAYEATQLRDYCGRLFATLLPQDPSFHTPLDLYAYAQATRDSVLEELCVQFLAWNFEPLTQAEAWLTVPTALLQDLLSNSELAVSSELDLLKAVDQWSRESGVSHADIERLVEKVRFPMMLPQELFELQFNLSLYQGHQALFQRKIMQALEFHTVPFSVLIRYRGFNLTEDIYKPRLYTSSTWSAFVTARSSRSRDVQMYNYGQYYSYGYGSRGQYSPYQSFQTPQHPSFLFRDRLISWSANYLPTVQSCWNYGFSCTPDELPVLGLTKSGYSDSSIDYENKVLMLCGGYSVVDVTNFEGSKAPIPSALDTNSSKISSLFPCTSGAFSSFHVVIRPFYLTNATDLE, encoded by the exons ATGGCTTTCCTATGGCTCCTCTCTGTGTGGTTGCTGGTTCCAGGGACTCAAG GTACAGAAGATGGGGACATGCGTCTGGTTAACGGGGCCTCAGCCAACGAGGGCCGCGTGGAGATCTTCTACAGAGGGCAGTGGGGAACAGTGTGCGACAACCTCTGGAACATTTTAGATGCCAACGTCGTCTGCCGGGCCCTGGGCTATGAGAATGCCACTCGGGCGCTGGGCAGAGCTGCTTTTGGGCCAG GAAGGGGGCCCGTCATGCTGGACGAGGTGGAGTGCACAGGGACAGAGCCCTCGCTGGCCAACTGCAGCTCCCTGGGTTGGCTGAAGAGCCGCTGCGGGCATGAGAAGGATGCAGGCGTCATCTGCTCTAACG aAACCAGTGGTGTCCACGTCCTGGACCTCTCTGGAGATCTCCCAGATGCGCTGGGCCAGATCTTTGACAGTCAGCAGGACTGCGACCTGTTCATCCAGGTGACAGGGCAGGGGCATGGAGATCTGACCCTCTGTGTCCACAAGCTGATCCTGAACACCAACCCGGAGGCCCAGGCCCTGCAGCAGGCGGTGGGCAGAAGTGTCCTCATGAGAGTGGATGCGGAGTGCATGCCTGTGGTCAGAGACTTCCTCAG GTACTTTTACACCCGAAGAATCGAGGTCACCATGTCCTCTGTCAAGTGCTTGCACAAGCTAGCCTCAGCTTATGAGGCCACACAGCTTCGGGACTACTGCGGACGGCTCTTCGCCACGCTCCTCCCCCAGGACCCCAGTTTCCACACGCCCCTAGACCTCTATGCCTATGCACAAGCCACCCGAGACTCTGTGCTGGAAGAACTGTGTGTACAgttcctggcctggaactttgagCCTCTGACGCAGGCTGAGGCCTGGTTGACCGTTCCCACCGCCTTGCTCCAGGATCTCCTCTCCAACAGTGAGCTGGCCGTGTCTAGCGAGCTGGACTTGCTGAAGGCAGTGGATCAGTGGAGCAGAGAGAGTGGTGTCTCCCACGCGGACATAGAGCGCCTGGTGGAGAAGGTCCGATTCCCTATGATGCTGCCCCAGGAGCTGTTTGAGCTGCAGTTCAACCTGTCCTTGTACCAGGGTCACCAGGCGCTGTTCCAAAGGAAGATCATGCAGGCCCTGGAGTTCCACACCGTGCCTTTCTCAGTGCTGATCAGGTACAGAGGCTTCAATCTCACCGAGGACATCTACAAGCCCCGGCTTTATACCTCCTCAACCTGGAGTGCCTTCGTGACAGCCCGGTCCTCAAGGTCACGGGACGTCCAAATGTATAACTACGGTCAGTACTACTCCTACGGTTATGGCTCAAGAGGCCAGTACAGCCCCTACCAGTCTTTCCAGACCCCACAGCACCCCAGCTTTCTCTTTAGGGACAGGCTGATCTCCTGGTCAGCCAACTACCTCCCCACCGTCCAGAGCTGCTGGAACTATGGCTTCTCTTGCACCCCTGACGAGCTCCCTGTGCTGGGCCTCACCAAGTCCGGCTACTCCGATTCCAGCATTGACTACGAAAACAAGGTGCTGATGCTGTGTGGAGGGTACAGTGTGGTGGATGTCACCAACTTTGAAGGCTCCAAGGCCCCTATCCCCAGTGCCCTGGACACCAACAGTTCCAAgatctcctccctctttccctgcaCCTCAGGGGCCTTCAGCAGCTTCCATGTGGTCATCCGCCCCTTCTACCTGACTAATGCCACTGACTTGGAGTAG